In Planctomycetia bacterium, one DNA window encodes the following:
- a CDS encoding tetratricopeptide repeat protein, with product MSLFLAALAAGASGLARPVIGQEPTATSSPADEPVETKFLRTHEEFLAAAREHPPIGGIYRSPETGKDLSADQMKQVRKIESLLEDASSACEKGDVETAKKMADEAMTTARKLLGPTHFLSISATGARRLYGRYAEVTAEQLATLAQGDAARREAWAAYKASDFGKAEQKAKLAVELREKVVGSQYDELIDSDALRIQAMAQTEGGRAEQAEKTFVRLMDVLERSFGKNHPKTADALTRRGWLRITEGRMQDAMNDLRRALSIHEITDGETLDAARAMDHLGTALAFNNDPEGAIGRKIRAMMIRETLAGAESPDTAESYSNLAWLYHRIGMTAPVTPLRLKALAVFEKHLGLEHTYTFTEISNLARTHEELGEYNEAIRLYEKYLGKGGDRTLLDKFRLGARLGAAYLRVGRRDDAKKMFDTVLAEIARADDDSARRIALSNTVTSIRAYMQNHLADEAVALLTDAAKAVAKSTGKPATDRDVLPPADLGTLYEMVGRNKESVEMFREATKLARQSQRDDKDNAVIMLLFAQVNPLIQMKDHREAEAVCDEALRMTDREGYQGSPLNALALLLMGRTQAANGQNDRAQFYLEDAGKLFKANKDQESIPYIHYLTEWGRVLGALGDKSGGRAALAEAVQKSRDLMNKQSLPEYEFLLLRALRGLADVAGDADAIEELKTRLQKRQQTHSLIGELRDWPKELGL from the coding sequence ATGAGTTTGTTTCTGGCGGCGCTGGCGGCGGGTGCGTCGGGTTTGGCGCGACCGGTGATCGGCCAGGAGCCGACCGCGACGAGTTCCCCGGCGGATGAGCCGGTGGAGACGAAGTTCCTTCGCACGCACGAGGAGTTCCTGGCCGCGGCACGAGAGCACCCGCCGATCGGCGGCATCTACCGCAGTCCGGAAACCGGCAAGGATCTGTCGGCGGATCAAATGAAGCAGGTTCGGAAGATCGAGTCCCTGCTGGAGGATGCATCGTCGGCGTGTGAGAAGGGCGACGTTGAAACGGCCAAGAAAATGGCGGATGAGGCCATGACGACGGCACGGAAGCTTCTGGGGCCGACGCATTTTTTAAGCATCTCGGCGACGGGCGCACGGCGGTTGTACGGACGGTACGCGGAAGTGACGGCCGAACAACTCGCGACGCTGGCCCAGGGCGACGCGGCGCGGCGCGAGGCCTGGGCGGCGTACAAGGCGAGCGATTTCGGGAAAGCCGAGCAGAAAGCGAAGCTGGCGGTGGAGTTGCGCGAAAAGGTCGTCGGCTCGCAGTATGACGAATTGATCGACTCGGACGCGCTGCGCATCCAGGCGATGGCGCAGACCGAGGGCGGGCGGGCGGAGCAGGCTGAAAAGACGTTTGTCCGATTGATGGACGTCCTGGAGCGTTCCTTCGGCAAGAACCATCCGAAGACGGCCGATGCCCTCACGCGGCGCGGCTGGTTGCGGATCACCGAAGGTCGGATGCAGGACGCGATGAATGACCTGCGCCGGGCGTTGAGCATTCACGAAATCACAGACGGCGAAACGCTGGACGCGGCCCGGGCGATGGATCATCTGGGGACGGCGCTGGCGTTCAACAACGACCCGGAAGGGGCGATCGGCCGGAAGATTCGAGCCATGATGATTCGCGAGACGCTGGCCGGCGCGGAATCTCCTGACACCGCCGAGTCCTACAGCAATCTGGCGTGGTTGTATCATCGGATCGGGATGACGGCGCCGGTCACGCCGCTTCGACTGAAGGCGCTGGCGGTATTCGAAAAGCACCTGGGGCTGGAACACACTTATACATTTACCGAGATCAGCAATCTGGCTCGAACCCATGAGGAGCTGGGCGAGTACAACGAGGCGATCAGGCTGTACGAAAAGTACCTGGGGAAAGGCGGAGACCGGACGCTGCTGGATAAGTTCCGCCTGGGCGCGCGGCTCGGCGCGGCGTACCTGCGGGTCGGCCGGCGCGACGATGCGAAGAAGATGTTCGACACGGTTTTGGCGGAAATAGCGCGGGCCGACGACGACTCCGCTCGGCGAATCGCGCTGTCCAACACCGTGACGTCGATCCGGGCCTACATGCAGAATCATCTCGCGGACGAAGCCGTCGCCCTGCTGACCGATGCGGCGAAGGCGGTTGCCAAGAGTACCGGAAAGCCGGCGACCGATCGCGATGTCCTTCCTCCGGCCGATTTGGGCACGTTGTATGAAATGGTCGGGAGGAACAAGGAATCCGTCGAGATGTTCCGTGAGGCGACGAAGCTGGCGCGGCAAAGCCAGCGTGACGACAAGGACAACGCGGTCATCATGCTTCTGTTCGCGCAGGTCAACCCGCTGATTCAGATGAAGGACCATCGCGAGGCGGAGGCGGTTTGTGACGAAGCGTTGCGCATGACCGACCGGGAAGGCTACCAGGGTTCGCCGCTCAATGCCCTGGCGCTGCTGCTCATGGGCAGGACCCAGGCTGCAAACGGCCAGAACGATCGGGCGCAGTTTTACCTTGAGGACGCGGGGAAGCTTTTCAAAGCGAACAAGGACCAGGAGTCCATTCCCTACATCCACTACCTTACCGAATGGGGCCGAGTGCTCGGCGCGTTGGGAGACAAGTCCGGCGGTCGCGCGGCGCTGGCCGAGGCGGTCCAAAAATCGCGTGATCTGATGAACAAGCAGTCATTGCCCGAGTATGAGTTTCTCCTGCTGCGTGCGCTGCGCGGCCTGGCGGACGTGGCGGGCGACGCGGACGCCATCGAAGAACTGAAAACCCGCTTGCAAAAACGGCAACAGACGCACAGCCTGATCGGCGAATTGCGTGACTGGCCGAAAGAACTGGGCTTGTAG
- a CDS encoding tetratricopeptide repeat protein has translation MLSVRSHGPSACSSRSLSAVVRARSASATFARALAIVVLTVLPPARAQTGESSDTPAAATMATSAPAGVMTHEKYLAAARKEFTVSTVLRAPDGAPLKLDGRKAVARGEELMTEARAQRKSGDYKTAAATASKAFDTYQKVLGADHYLTTASRVFQRSMDDFARLPPDGQKKMMEADKLAEAAQTASDKGLFADAEKLMERALRSREELLGPKHAEVGESLRQLGAAQLELQLFAKSKSNIERAVAIFEQTYGRNHPKTAIALDRLGWMYIHEGKSEEAIKTLRDAAYILRSTSGDTAEAGEVLDNLGTAFALNGDAKDALNKKLHSLIIRETVLGPKARDTAVSLSNLAWLYTRMNMLDDALRLREEAYATLLETVGPDHTYTKLELGNLARAHETAGNFDRAVALYQEQIARDDQQPEVVDINAMARCTALAAVLFNKGDFDAARKYTAKAVERAKHLLKTTAAPAVVNELYNVANELMRHRLMEEALPVFALQYERDAKDTSALSSAQVRRMETYGQTLIDMGQAAKAVEVMRRAVELSEKVHGKGEPATATALITYSEALCEAGQLSEAERVADAVVKISESRLAFRSAGSAYALLAAGRVYNRQKRLDLAKFTLEDAESIFVESQRDLLGKIECQLELAKCYHAIGDKPRTEATLSAAVETAREMDKVNKTLYGDAFLAKALWHQLELGDLTPSRREAVRTELRKLLERLRDANALNAAERGWLESL, from the coding sequence TTGCTTTCTGTTAGATCGCACGGTCCGTCCGCCTGTTCATCGCGTTCACTGTCGGCGGTGGTCCGGGCGCGGTCCGCATCGGCGACCTTCGCCCGGGCCTTGGCGATCGTCGTTCTGACTGTTCTGCCACCGGCCCGCGCTCAAACCGGCGAATCGAGTGACACGCCCGCCGCAGCAACGATGGCGACTTCCGCACCTGCCGGCGTCATGACGCATGAGAAGTACCTCGCGGCCGCGCGGAAGGAGTTCACCGTTTCGACCGTTCTTCGCGCGCCGGATGGCGCCCCTTTGAAGCTGGACGGTCGCAAGGCGGTGGCGCGGGGCGAGGAGCTGATGACCGAGGCACGGGCGCAGCGCAAGAGCGGGGATTACAAGACGGCGGCGGCGACGGCGTCCAAGGCGTTCGACACGTATCAGAAGGTTTTGGGCGCGGATCACTACTTGACAACGGCCAGCCGGGTGTTTCAGCGGTCGATGGATGACTTTGCGCGCTTGCCGCCGGACGGCCAGAAGAAAATGATGGAGGCGGACAAACTGGCGGAGGCGGCGCAGACGGCATCGGATAAGGGATTGTTCGCCGACGCGGAGAAGCTGATGGAGCGCGCGCTGCGTTCACGGGAGGAATTGCTCGGCCCGAAACACGCCGAGGTGGGCGAGTCGCTGCGGCAGCTCGGCGCGGCGCAATTGGAATTGCAGTTGTTCGCCAAGTCGAAAAGCAACATCGAACGGGCCGTGGCGATCTTCGAACAGACCTACGGGCGAAATCACCCGAAGACGGCGATCGCGCTGGACCGGCTGGGCTGGATGTACATCCACGAGGGCAAGTCCGAAGAGGCCATCAAGACGCTGCGTGACGCGGCGTACATCCTGCGATCGACCAGCGGAGACACGGCCGAGGCCGGCGAGGTGCTGGACAATCTGGGGACGGCGTTCGCGCTGAACGGCGACGCGAAGGACGCGCTGAACAAGAAGCTGCACAGCCTGATCATCCGGGAGACGGTGCTGGGTCCCAAGGCACGTGACACAGCGGTGTCTCTAAGCAACCTGGCGTGGTTGTACACGCGGATGAACATGCTGGACGACGCGCTGCGGCTGCGCGAGGAGGCGTATGCGACGCTGCTGGAGACGGTCGGGCCTGATCACACGTACACGAAGCTGGAGTTGGGCAATCTCGCGCGGGCGCACGAGACGGCGGGCAACTTTGACCGGGCGGTGGCGCTGTACCAGGAGCAGATCGCGCGGGACGATCAGCAGCCCGAGGTGGTGGACATCAACGCGATGGCGCGGTGCACGGCGCTGGCGGCGGTGTTGTTCAACAAGGGCGATTTCGACGCAGCGCGGAAGTACACGGCGAAGGCGGTGGAGCGGGCGAAGCACCTGCTGAAGACGACGGCGGCGCCGGCGGTGGTGAACGAGCTGTACAACGTCGCGAACGAGCTGATGCGCCATCGCCTGATGGAAGAGGCGTTGCCGGTGTTCGCGTTGCAGTACGAGCGCGACGCGAAGGATACGAGCGCGCTGTCCTCGGCGCAGGTCCGACGAATGGAAACCTACGGCCAGACGCTGATCGACATGGGGCAGGCCGCCAAAGCGGTCGAGGTGATGCGCCGTGCGGTGGAACTGTCGGAAAAGGTACACGGCAAGGGCGAACCGGCGACCGCGACGGCGTTGATCACGTATTCCGAAGCACTGTGCGAAGCGGGCCAGCTTTCGGAAGCGGAGCGGGTGGCGGATGCGGTGGTGAAGATCAGTGAGTCGCGCCTGGCGTTTCGCTCGGCCGGTTCGGCGTATGCGCTGCTGGCGGCAGGCCGGGTGTACAACCGGCAGAAGCGGCTGGACCTGGCGAAGTTTACCCTGGAAGACGCGGAGTCGATCTTCGTGGAGTCCCAGCGTGATTTGCTGGGAAAGATCGAGTGCCAACTGGAACTGGCAAAGTGCTATCACGCGATCGGGGACAAGCCGCGGACCGAGGCGACGCTGTCGGCGGCGGTGGAGACGGCGCGGGAGATGGACAAGGTGAACAAGACGCTGTACGGCGATGCGTTCCTGGCGAAAGCGTTGTGGCACCAGCTGGAGCTGGGGGATCTGACGCCGAGCCGGCGCGAGGCGGTTCGGACGGAGCTGCGGAAGCTGCTGGAGCGGTTGCGCGATGCGAACGCGCTGAACGCGGCGGAGCGTGGCTGGCTGGAATCGCTGTAG
- a CDS encoding PEP-CTERM sorting domain-containing protein, which translates to MLKRVSILAVVAMLATATVANAFPPLAEWGFQVVTPADVANSATNGPHAADSGIFAATSGASGAHASAATDWTTPTGNGSSDSYSANEWAPGDYWQFCTSTVGYSGITVQWDQVSSNTGPRDFELRYNVNGGTYSTFGSPYVVRANSSPSWSSGSGTGLDTFSVDLSSVTALDNQSEICIRHVNTTTVSATGGTVGNTGTNRVDNVVISGVPEPTTLALMGLGAIGLIRRRR; encoded by the coding sequence AACGCGTTCCCGCCGCTGGCGGAGTGGGGCTTTCAGGTTGTGACGCCGGCTGATGTCGCGAACTCGGCCACCAACGGCCCGCACGCCGCCGATAGCGGAATCTTCGCTGCCACATCGGGAGCCAGCGGCGCGCATGCCTCTGCCGCCACGGATTGGACGACGCCCACCGGCAACGGATCCTCTGATTCATACAGCGCGAACGAATGGGCACCTGGCGACTACTGGCAGTTCTGCACTTCAACGGTTGGATACAGCGGCATCACTGTCCAATGGGATCAGGTGAGCAGCAATACCGGACCGCGCGACTTTGAGCTTCGGTACAATGTCAACGGTGGCACATATTCGACATTCGGCAGCCCTTATGTTGTGCGTGCGAACAGCTCACCGTCATGGTCAAGCGGATCAGGCACGGGTTTGGACACCTTCTCCGTGGACCTAAGCAGCGTCACCGCCCTCGACAATCAAAGCGAGATCTGCATCCGCCATGTGAACACTACGACGGTGTCCGCTACCGGCGGTACAGTTGGCAACACCGGCACCAACCGCGTCGACAACGTCGTTATCAGCGGCGTTCCCGAGCCGACGACGCTCGCCCTGATGGGCTTGGGCGCGATCGGCCTCATTCGCCGCCGCCGCTAA